The Gammaproteobacteria bacterium nucleotide sequence GTTAGTGGTATTCCTGGAGAGCATGTCGGCCTGGGCATTATGGAAGAGCGCGCCAAACGTCTCGGCGGCAGTCTAAAGATAGAAAGTGAACCGGGTGAAGGCACACAAATTCTGTTAAACTTCAGGATTAAACCAGACCTTGCCTCGGAATCAGAGATCAAGGATTATATGTTATGACTGTCTGGGTTAATACATCCATGTAGGCTCCACGCCCGCGTCCATGCGGGCAGGGTCTCTGATAGAGAAGCGCAATCCCTGTCTCTTGAGTTAACGAGACAGTAATGATAATGAGTAGAAAACGCTATGAGTCTTAGAGTCCTTTTAATTGATGATCACGCCCTGTTCAGAGAGGGCTTACAAGGTTTATTAAGACATCGCGGTATTAATGTGGTTGCTGCTGCGGGTGATGGGCAAGAAGGTCTGGATCTGGCGAATGAAGTTAATCCTGATATTATCCTGCTGGATATGCGTATGCCTGGACTCAATGGTCTGGCAGTATTACGTCAGCTACGAAAGAATGGTCTACAGATGCCCATTGCGATGCTAACCACCAGCAGTAATGAACAGGATCTTATCGAATCCCTACGTAGCGGTGCGCAGGGATATCTGATCAAGGATATGGAGCCCGATGATCTGGTTGTGGCACTGAGAGATATTGTTGCCGGTAAGACCGTAGTTGCACCCGACCTCGCGCCTATTCTGGCACGCGCCATACAAGGCGAGACACCTGAACAAATTCGCTCCAACGATCCCTTCTCTGAATTAACACCGCGTGAAGGAGAAATCCTTGGTCTATTGGCCGAGGGTCAAAGCAACAAACTGATTGCACGCAACCTGGGAATATCCGATGGCACCGTCAAACTACACGTCAAGGCTATTCTGCGTAAACTGGGCGTTCATTCCAGGGTCGAGGCCGCCGTTATTGCAGTGGAACAAGGCATGCGCAATCGTGATAATCGAGAATAACTATGATGAAGAAAAATCTTAATGAACTGGTAAGTGCCGCCGCTGAGGTAGTCGATGAGATATTTCCCTGGGACCTGGATGAACGTCTACAGGAGAAAAATAACATTCTATTAATCGATGTCTCCGAACCCTATGAATATGACAAGGTACATATCGCTGGCTCAATCAATGTCCCCAGAGGTGTATTGGAAAGCGCCTGTGAGTATAATTTTGAAGAAACCGTACCGGCACTTGCCGATGCGCGTGATCAGGACGTTGTGATAATATGCCGTTCCGGTAATCGTAGTGTCCTGGCAGCACTCACCATGAATGGACTGCTCGGCTATCGTTCTGTCAGCTCGCTCAAGACAGGTCTCAGAGGATGGAATGACTTTGAACTAAAACTTATCGACAAGAATGAAAAGCCCGTTGATATCGATCTGGCTGATGAATATTTCATGCCTAATCTGCGCCCTGAACAGGAAGCACCACAGACATAAACCTCACCCCCTGAAATGTTAATTATTGTCTCACCTGCCAAGAAACTCAATTTTGATGATGCCGCACCAGTGGATCACTATACTCATCCGGCTTATCTGAACAAAAGCCAACAGCTCATTAATGTGCTAAAAAAGCAGCCCGCGTCAAACATCTCAAAACTGATGAAATTGAGTGATAAACTGACCACGTTAAATGTTGCACGTTACCAGGCTTTCACCACCCCGTTTACTCCACAAAATGCGAAACAGGCAATTTATACCTTCAGGGGTGATACCTATGTTGGCTTTAGTGCTGATACGTTGGGTATGAAAGACATTGATTATGCCCAGGATCATATCCGCATCCTGTCGGGACTGTATGGCATGTTAGCACCACTGGATCTGATGCAACCCTACCGGCTGGAAATGGGCACACGCCTGCCCTGTGGTGATAGCAAAGATCTCTACCAGTTCTGGAAACAGACACTGACTAACGATATTAATAAGTTACTAAAAAAAGAAAAGCAGCTCATCAACCTTGCCAGCAAGGAATATTTTAGCGCCATCGACTTTCCCGCCATCAAGGGTACGATTATCACCCCGGTATTCAAGGAAAAGAAAGGCGATGTCTACAAGATCATCGGCATTATGGCAAAACGCGCACGCGGCATGATGTCACGCTACATCATCGAGAATCGCATCAAGGATGTAGAGCAACTAAAAGGATTTTCAGAGGATCGCTACCAGTTTAATAAACAAGCCTCCAGTGAACATGAGCTGGTTTTTATGCGTGGCTAGGACTGTATTGAAGTGGATCCCACTCGGTAGGGTGCGCACTGCGCACCAACACCCATTTTATCTGGTGCGTAATACGCACCCTACCCATTCAGGGACGCTCCTCTTTAACAGAGATCCTTGCCCGCACGACTGCATGGATGTAGGTAGAGCAAATGCAGGAGCAATTGCCAATGGATGTATTCACGGCGTGTCTCTGTTAAAGAGGAGTGCCCCTGTCTCGAACAACACTCATCAATCATATTTCTTATGATGCTTACGCCGTTTCCCTGCACGTTGCGAGACCACACCCTTAATATCGATAAGTCCTGCAAGCTGAATAACCTCATGTCCCTCTTCCAGCGCCACAAGATAATGAACCTGCTCGCGGATCTCCAGTTGGCGAAATATAAACTCATTAGCGCCATCGACAGCCAACACATAACAACCGTGTTTTACTATGCCGCCCGGATCAATAATAATAATGCACCCATCCGGAAACTCCGGTGCCATACTGGTACCCAGCACCTGTAATGCAAAAGGTTCACTAGCGGCGCAACTACTACCGTCTGTCATACCCATTCTCCCTCAAACTATGTAATAATACACTCATGGAATTTTTCTCATTTAGCCAGTGCTCAAGCACTGAACAGGAACTGCAACAACTCCTCACTATTGATACATTAAATAGCTGGTGTCCGTTCCATGTGGACAAGATCTTATCTCACCAGGACAACAGTGGTGAAATCTACTGTATCTGGGGGCAGTTTCATATACAACGCGAACTCATCTATGGCGGAGTCCGTTTCTCCCTGTTGAACTGCCGTAATGCCGTCACCTGGTCCATCACCACTTGTCCCAGATACAGACCGGATGAGATCGTTGTTCACTGCACCATTAATCGAACAGAACAGGATACTGATTTCACCGATACCATCGAGAGTTTTGTTGAAGAATGGCGACAGGCACTGGAGTCTCAATTTAGCTAGCTAACGCCCGCTTAATTACTCCCCCCATTCTTTCTAAACACCGAACCCGACTGATGCTGTGGTGCATTAAACCACTTCAATTTTTCATGTAATTCAACCACCTCACCGACAATCGTCAAGGTTGGCGCGCACACACCGGATTCCTTGACCAACTCAGGTAGATTACTGATGGTACCAATGTGCACGCGCTGATTAGGAGTCGTACCCTGTTCCACCAATGCCGCTGGCATATCAGCCGGAACGCCATGCGCCATCATCTCGCGTGAGATATCCTTAATCCCATTCAGCCCCATATAAAACACCACTGTCTGGCGTGGTTGAGCCAACTGATTCCAGTTGAGATTGA carries:
- a CDS encoding response regulator, translating into MSLRVLLIDDHALFREGLQGLLRHRGINVVAAAGDGQEGLDLANEVNPDIILLDMRMPGLNGLAVLRQLRKNGLQMPIAMLTTSSNEQDLIESLRSGAQGYLIKDMEPDDLVVALRDIVAGKTVVAPDLAPILARAIQGETPEQIRSNDPFSELTPREGEILGLLAEGQSNKLIARNLGISDGTVKLHVKAILRKLGVHSRVEAAVIAVEQGMRNRDNRE
- a CDS encoding rhodanese-like domain-containing protein; its protein translation is MKKNLNELVSAAAEVVDEIFPWDLDERLQEKNNILLIDVSEPYEYDKVHIAGSINVPRGVLESACEYNFEETVPALADARDQDVVIICRSGNRSVLAALTMNGLLGYRSVSSLKTGLRGWNDFELKLIDKNEKPVDIDLADEYFMPNLRPEQEAPQT
- the yaaA gene encoding peroxide stress protein YaaA, with protein sequence MLIIVSPAKKLNFDDAAPVDHYTHPAYLNKSQQLINVLKKQPASNISKLMKLSDKLTTLNVARYQAFTTPFTPQNAKQAIYTFRGDTYVGFSADTLGMKDIDYAQDHIRILSGLYGMLAPLDLMQPYRLEMGTRLPCGDSKDLYQFWKQTLTNDINKLLKKEKQLINLASKEYFSAIDFPAIKGTIITPVFKEKKGDVYKIIGIMAKRARGMMSRYIIENRIKDVEQLKGFSEDRYQFNKQASSEHELVFMRG
- a CDS encoding S24 family peptidase, encoding MGMTDGSSCAASEPFALQVLGTSMAPEFPDGCIIIIDPGGIVKHGCYVLAVDGANEFIFRQLEIREQVHYLVALEEGHEVIQLAGLIDIKGVVSQRAGKRRKHHKKYD